GTAACCAACCTGTTTTATACGGGTCAGTTAACAGTTCCTGGTCCGGGAGTGCCGCCAAGTTTGATCAGTGGAGAAGTAGTAGCAAAGCTGGTAAATAAACAATTCGCTAAGAAAAAGCAACACAGTTGAGCTTATGATGAATGTTTTTCATGAAGTATGTCAGTTATGCAGTCGCAACACAACGGAGCGATACAGCACTTCGTTTTCATCAGCCATCCGTTTGCTGCACCAGGATCTGAGGCAGCCCATCTATAATATTTATGGATTGGTACGTTTTGCTGATGAGATCGTTGATACATTTCATGAGTTTGATAAAGCCACGCTCATCAAGGATTTTCGCAAGCAAACCTTCGAGGCAATTGAACGTGGTATCAGCATCAATCCAATTTTGCATAGTTTCCAGATAACAGTCAATCAATACAATATTGATCATCAGTTGATCCATGCATTCTTTAACAGCATGGAAATGGATCTTGAAAGAACACAATACAATCACGAAACATACAATGACTATATCTACGGCAGCGCTGAAGTAGTAGGACTGATGTGCCTGTATGTTTTTCTTGAAGGCGATAGAGCACAGTATGAAAAACTGAAACCATCAGCACGTTCTTTAGGTGCTGCTTTTCAGAAAGTGAATTTCCTGCGTGATGTAAAGGCAGATTACAATCAACTCGACCGCACTTATTTTCCCGGGCTTGATTTTTCCAGTTTTACCGAACGTCAAAAGCGTGAAATTGAAGAAGACATCCAGAAAGATTTTGACGATGCTTACGAAGGCATTATGCAACTGCCTGCCAAAGCCCGCTTCGGTGTGTATGTGGCCTATAAATATTATCTCTCGCTTTTCCGTAAGATCAAACGCCTGCAACCCGCTACCATTATGCATGAGCGGGTTCGTATCCCCGATTATCATAAGGTGATGATCCTGTTAAGAGCCGGTGTTCGCAACCAGCTTAACATTATGTAATTTCTAATCGCTTATTTTTGAACTATGCAGGAAGTAATTCTCGTGAACGAGTTTGATGAAGCTATTGGTTCCATGGAAAAAATGGAAGCACATGAAAAAGCATTACTTCACCGTGCTTTCAGTGTATTCCTGTTCAATAAGCAAGGTGAGATGTTGTTGCAGAAAAGAGCAGCATCAAAATATCACAGTCCTTCATTATGGACTAATGCCTGCTGCAGTCATCCCATGCCTGGAGAAGAAACAAAAGCGGGGGCACTTCGACGACTGGAAGAAGAATTAGGATTCACTACCGCCATCAACAATGCATTTCATTTTACTTATAAAGCTGTTTTTGATAATGGCTTAACAGAACATGAATTTGATCATGTATTTGTTGGAGAATACGAGGGAGTAATGATCCTGAATACGGAAGAAGTGAGTGAAGTGTGTTATAAGCAGATGGCTGATATAAAAGCAGAGATTGAACACAACGCCGGAGATTATACCGAATGGTTCAAGATAGCCTTCCCTTTATTAGAAGAATGGTTACAACAAAACAAAACTATCCATGCAACGGCGTAA
The DNA window shown above is from Lacibacter sp. H375 and carries:
- a CDS encoding phytoene/squalene synthase family protein yields the protein MMNVFHEVCQLCSRNTTERYSTSFSSAIRLLHQDLRQPIYNIYGLVRFADEIVDTFHEFDKATLIKDFRKQTFEAIERGISINPILHSFQITVNQYNIDHQLIHAFFNSMEMDLERTQYNHETYNDYIYGSAEVVGLMCLYVFLEGDRAQYEKLKPSARSLGAAFQKVNFLRDVKADYNQLDRTYFPGLDFSSFTERQKREIEEDIQKDFDDAYEGIMQLPAKARFGVYVAYKYYLSLFRKIKRLQPATIMHERVRIPDYHKVMILLRAGVRNQLNIM
- the idi gene encoding isopentenyl-diphosphate Delta-isomerase, yielding MQEVILVNEFDEAIGSMEKMEAHEKALLHRAFSVFLFNKQGEMLLQKRAASKYHSPSLWTNACCSHPMPGEETKAGALRRLEEELGFTTAINNAFHFTYKAVFDNGLTEHEFDHVFVGEYEGVMILNTEEVSEVCYKQMADIKAEIEHNAGDYTEWFKIAFPLLEEWLQQNKTIHATA